One stretch of Prunus persica cultivar Lovell chromosome G1, Prunus_persica_NCBIv2, whole genome shotgun sequence DNA includes these proteins:
- the LOC18788822 gene encoding patellin-3 produces MAEEHQKPEAAAVAEAPATYSEEVVVVADAPPAEKAVPEKEGPPEAEAEAVAEKPVAEEKAPKAAEEDQKIIAQSVSFKEESYVVGELPEPQKKALEELKQLIQEALNKHEFTAPPTPPPAKEEEKPAPPEEKKAEEEPKAEVAAAEEPKAAEEAKEEEKPKEEAKEEEKPKEEAKEEDKPKEEEDKPKVEEVEKPTETVAVVVTEEVVETVDDDGAKTVEAIKETIVEVASASAAEEAAAEPKPESEVAAEASAAAAAPAPEEPKTEAPTAPPPPPEEVHIWGIPLLSDERSDVVLLKFLRARDFKVKDAFAMIKNSVRWRKEFGIDALLEEDLGSHWDKVVFTHGVDKEGHSVCYNVFGQFQNKELYQNTFTDEEKRSKFIKWRIQFLEKSIRKFDFNPTGISTIVQVNDLKNFPGFFKWEHNQVTNQALQLLQDNYPEFVAKQVFINVPWWYLAFNRMISPFLTQRTKSKFVFAGPSKSAETLFKYIAPEHVPVQYGGLSREGEQEFTTSDPVTEITVKPATKHTVEIPVSENGLLVWEVRVVGWDVSYGAEFVPSAEDGYTIILQKTRKVAPADEPVISNSYKIGEAGKVVLTIDNQSSKKKKLLYRSKTKPCSD; encoded by the exons ATGGCTGAGGAGCACCAGAAGCCCGAGGCTGCTGCTGTTGCAGAAGCACCAGCAACTTACAGTGAGGAAGTTGTGGTGGTGGCTGATGCGCCGCCTGCCGAGAAGGCTGTACCCGAGAAAGAAGGTCCTCCGGAGGCCGAGGCTGAGGCGGTAGCCGAGAAGCCTGTGGCTGAGGAGAAGGCCCCCAAGGCTGCTGAGGAGGATCAGAAGATCATCGCTCAGTCGGTTTCTTTCAAGGAGGAGAGCTATGTTGTTGGTGAGCTTCCCGAGCCGCAGAAGAAGGCTCTTGAGGAGCTCAAGCAACTCATCCAGGAGGCCCTCAACAAGCACGAGTTCACTGCTCCGCCCACTCCGCCGCCGgccaaggaggaagagaagccTGCACCGCCTGAGGAGAAGAAGGCCGAAGAAGAACCCAAAGCTGAAGTTGCTGCTGCTGAAGAACCAAAAGCAGCAGAAGAagccaaagaagaagagaagcccAAAGAGGAagccaaagaagaagaaaagcccAAAGAGGAagccaaagaagaagacaagcccaaagaagaagaagacaagccCAAAGTGGAAGAAGTAGAGAAGCCAACAGAGACTGTGGCTGTGGTTGTGACAGAGGAGGTTGTGGAGACTGTTGACGATGACGGCGCAAAGACCGTAGAGGCCATCAAAGAGACCATAGTGGAAGTTGCCTCTGCTTCTGCAGCAGAGGAGGCTGCAGCCGAGCCTAAACCAGAATCCGAGGTGGCAGCGGAGgcttctgctgctgctgctgctccgGCCCCGGAGGAGCCGAAGACGGAAGCCCCCACCGCACCTCCTCCGCCGCCGGAGGAGGTGCATATCTGGGGAATTCCGCTTCTCAGTGACGAGCGGAGCGACGTCGTTCTGCTAAAGTTCCTGAGAGCCAGGGACTTCAAGGTGAAGGACGCGTTCGCCATGATCAAGAACAGCGTGCGGTGGAGGAAGGAGTTTGGCATCGACGCCCTTCTGGAGGAGGATCTTGGAAGCCATTGGGACAAGGTGGTTTTCACCCATGGAGTTGACAAGGAAGGCCACTCTGTCTGCTACAATGTTTTTGGGCAGTTTCAGAACAAGGAGCTCTACCAGAACACCTTcacagatgaagagaagaggTCAAAGTTCATCAAGTGGAGGATCCAGTTCTTGGAGAAGAGCATCAGAAAGTTTGATTTCAACCCTACCGGGATTTCTACCATTGTTCAGGTCAATGATCTCAAGAACTTCCCTGGTTTCTTCAAGTGGGAGCACAACCAGGTCACCAACCAGGCCCTTCAATTGCTTCAGGATAACTACCCTGAGTTTGTAGCCAAACAG GTGTTCATCAATGTCCCATGGTGGTATCTTGCTTTCAACAGGATGATCAGCCCCTTCCTCACCCAGAGGACCAAGAGCAAGTTTGTGTTTGCTGGTCCTTCCAAGTCTGCTGAGACCCTTTTCAA ATATATTGCTCCTGAGCATGTACCCGTGCAGTATGGTGGGCTAAGCAGGGAGGGTGAGCAAGAATTCACCACATCTGATCCTGTCACTGAGATCACAGTTAAGCCAGCCACAAAGCACACAGTTGAAATCCCAGTCTCTGAG AATGGTCTTCTGGTTTGGGAAGTGAGAGTGGTGGGATGGGATGTGAGCTATGGAGCCGAATTTGTGCCGTCCGCGGAGGACGGCTACACCATAATATTGCAGAAGACCAGGAAGGTTGCTCCAGCTGATGAGCCAGTGATCTCAAACAGCTACAAGATTGGGGAGGCAGGCAAGGTTGTGCTCACCATTGATAACCAAAGTtctaagaaaaagaagctcCTCTACAGGTCCAAGACCAAGCCTTGCTCTGATTGA
- the LOC18791048 gene encoding uncharacterized protein LOC18791048, with protein sequence MTPTCIKIPTHVILHSPTLKPKAASAAHSRYQKRRDEVNLNLRNPTATISPSPSPFPILATPLIMLAAASSSTTWLRARRSRYLFLLICSPILIPFLCATFPFLCAAELCLRLCRRRRIKNAHGADEEVEERLRRCEEGRGGEREEMGLLQRYLEDQLLLVGSVYDCGDDDVDDRLYHEIHDYDNDSKTTPLLA encoded by the coding sequence ATGACGCCCACATGTATAAAAATCCCCACTCATGTAATCCTCCACTCCCCCACTTTGAAACCCAAAGCAGCTTCTGCAGCGCACAGCCGTTACCAAAAAAGACGCGATGAAGTCAATCTCAATCTCCGAAATCCAACGGCCACGATCTCTCCCTCCCCTTCCCCTTTCCCAATCCTCGCGACGCCTCTGATCATGTTAGCCGCCGCCTCCTCCTCAACCACATGGCTCCGAGCTCGCCGAAGCCGCTACCTCTTCCTCCTCATCTGCTCTCCGATTCTCATCCCCTTTCTCTGCGCCACTTTCCCTTTCCTCTGCGCCGCCGAGCTTTGCCTCCGGCTCTGTCGCCGCCGCCGTATAAAGAATGCTCACGGCGCCGACGAGGAGGTGGAGGAACGGCTACGGCGATGCGAAGAAGGACGCGGCGGCGAGAGAGAAGAGATGGGGCTGCTGCAGAGGTATTTGGAGGATCAGTTGCTGCTCGTTGGATCTGTGTATGATTGTGGggatgatgatgttgatgatCGTTTGTATCATGAGATTCATGACTATGATAATGATTCCAAAACTACTCCTCTTTTGGCTTGA
- the LOC18789938 gene encoding 26S proteasome non-ATPase regulatory subunit 1 homolog A encodes MATMVSSACGLLAMLNEAHPLLKLHALSNLNNLVDNFWPEISASVPVIESLYEDEGFDQHQRQLAALLVSKVFYYLGELNDSLSYALGAGSLFDVSEDSDYVHTLLAKAIDEYASLKSKAAESCTEAANVDPRLEAAKGIIEYPRLKSKAAESSTEAANVDPRLVAIVERMLNKCIMDGKYHQAMGIAIECRRLDILEEAIIKSDNVQGTLSYCINVSHSFVNLREYRREVLRLLVNVYQKLPSPDYLSICQCLMFLDEPESVASILEKLLRSENKDDALLAFQIAFDLIENEHQAFLLNVRKRLSPPKPQPSESPQPESSEAAPNENSAQEDVQMTDGGPASNVSVLEDPNEVMYSERLTKIKGILSGETSIQLTLQFLYSHNKSDLLILKTIKQSVEMRNSVCHSATIYANAIMHAGTTVDTFLRENLDWLSRATNWAKFSATAGLGVIHRGHLQQGRSLMAPYLPQGGAGGGSPYSEGGALYALGLIHANHGEGIKQFLRDSLRSTNVEVIQHGACLGLGLAALGTADEGIYDDFKGVLYTDSAVAGEAAGISVGLLMVGTASEKASEMLVYAHETQHEKIIRGLALGIALTVYGREEEADTLIEQMTRDQDPILRYGGMYALALAYSGTANNKAIRQLLHFAVSDVSDDVRRTAVLALGFVLYSEPEQTPRIVSLLSESYNPHVRYGAALAVGISCAGTGLSEAISLLEPLTLDVVDFVRQGALIAMAMVMVQISEASDSRVGAFRRQLEKIILDKHEDTISKMGAILASGILDAGGRNVTIRLLSKTKHDKVTAVVGLAVFSQFWYWYPLIYFISLAFSPTALIGLNSDLKVPKFEFLSHAKPSLFEYPKPTTVPTAASAVKLPTAVLSTSAKATKARAKKEADQKANAEKLTGAEASSASANTGKGKPSSEKDGDSMQVDGPTEKKSEPEPSFEILTNPARVVPSQEKFIKFLEESRYVPIKLAPSGFVLLRDLRPTEPEVLSLTDTPSSTVSPAGGSATGQQGSASTMAVDEEPQPPQPFEYTPNQ; translated from the exons ATGGCGACTATGGTGAGCTCGGCCTGTGGGCTCCTAGCCATGCTGAACGAGGCCCATCCCTTGCTCAAGCTCCACGCTTTGTCCAACCTCAACAACTTGGTCGACAACTTTTGGCCCGAGATCTCCGCCAGCGTACCCGTCAT AGAAAGTTTGTATGAAGATGAAGGGTTTGATCAGCATCAAAGACAACTGGCTGCATTGCTTGTGTCGAAG GTTTTCTATTATTTGGGTGAACTTAATGACTCACTTTCCTATGCACTTGGAGCTGGTTCCTTATTTGATGTGTCAGAGGATTCTGATTATGTCCATACTCTTCTAG CTAAAGCTATAGATGAGTATGCCAGTCTTAAGTCTAAGGCAGCAGAATCATGTACTGAAGCAGCAAATGTGGATCCTAGATTGGAGGCAGCTAAAGGTATAATTGAGTATCCCCGTCTTAAGTCTAAGGCAGCAGAATCAAGTACTGAAGCAGCAAATGTGGATCCTAGATTGGTGGCAATTGTAGAGAGAATGCTGAATAA GTGTATCATGGATGGAAAATATCACCAAGCTATGGGGATTGCAATTGAATGCCGAAGATTGGATATACTTGAGGAAGCAATCATAAAAAGTGATAATGTTCAAGGAACTCTGTCATATTGCATAAATGTTTCGCATTCCTTTGTTAATCTTAGAGAATATAGACGTGAG GTACTTCGCCTCCTAGTCAATGTGTATCAAAAGCTGCCCTCCCCAGATTACTTGAGCATTTGTCAGTGTCTCATGTTCTTAGATGAACCTGAAAGTGTTGCAAGCATATTGGAAAAGCTTTTGCGCTCTGAAAACAAGGATGATGCACTCTTGGCATTTCAGATAGCCTTTGATCTCATAGAGAATGAACATCAAGCTTTTCTCTTAAATGTGAGAAAACGCCTTTCCCCTCCCAAGCCTCAGCCTTCAGAATCTCCGCAGCCAGAATCCAGTGAAGCTGCTCCAAATGAAAATTCTGCTCAAGAGGATGTTCAAATGACAGATGGAGGTCCTGCTTCTAATGTGAGTGTTCTCGAAGATCCGAATGAAGTGATGTATTCTGAGAGGCtgacaaaaattaaaggaatttTGTCCGGAGAGACATCAATACAGTTGACTCTACAATTTTTGTACAGTCATAACAA GTCCGATCTTCTTATTCTGAAGACAATAAAGCAGTCTGTTGAGATGAGAAATAGTGTATGCCATAGTGCAACCATTTACGCTAATGCAATTATGCATGCTGGAACAACTGTGGACACGTTTCTTAGGGAGAATCTG GACTGGTTAAGCAGAGCCACAAATTGGGCAAAATTCAGTGCAACAGCAGGGTTAGGTGTTATTCACAGAGGCCATTTGCAGCAGGGAAGATCGCTGATGGCACCTTACTTGCCTCAAGGTGGGGCTGGTGGTGGCAGTCCGTACTCAGAAGGCGGTGCTTTGTATGCTTTGGGTCTCATTCATGCCAACCATGGCGAAGGCATCAAACAATTTCTTCGTGATAGCCTACGCAGTACTAATGTTGAG GTTATTCAACATGGTGCATGCTTAGGTCTTGGCTTAGCAGCCTTAGGAACTGCTGATGAAGGGATCTATGATGACTTTAAAGGTGTGCTCTATACTGACAGTGCTGTAGCGGGGGAAGCTGCTGGGATCAGTGTGGGTTTGCTTATGGTTGGAACTgcaagtgagaaggctagtgaGATGCTTGTTTATGCACATGAGACACAACATGAAAAGATCATCAG GGGGTTAGCATTGGGAATTGCCCTGACGGTATacggaagagaagaagaagcagacaCTTTAATTGAGCAGATGACAAGGGATCAAGATCCCATACTACGTTATGGTGGTATGTATGCATTGGCACTGGCCTACAGTGGGACAGCAAACAACAAGGCCATTCGACAGCTGCTGCATTTTGCTGTGTCTGATGTGAGTGATGATGTCAGGAGAACTGCTGTTCTAGCACTTGGGTTTGTCTTGTACTCTGAGCCAGAGCAG ACACCAAGAATTGTCTCCCTGCTATCTGAGTCTTACAACCCGCATGTTCGATATGGTGCTGCTCTTGCAGTAGGCATTTCCTGTGCTGGTACTGGCTTGAGTGAGGCCATATCTTTGCTAGAGCCTCTGACTTTagatgttgttgattttgtGCGCCAAGGTGCTCTCATCGCTATGGCTATGGTCATGGTCCAGATTAGTGAAGCCAGTGATTCTCGTGTAGGAGCTTTCAG GCGGCAGTTGGAGAAAATTATCCTTGATAAGCATGAAGACACCATCAGCAAAATGGGAGCAATCTTGGCCTCTGGAATTCTTGACGCTGGTGGAAGGAATGTGACCATAAGATTGCTTTCTAAAACCAAACATGATAAGGTCACTGCAGTTGTCGGCCTCGCTGTTTTCAGCCAGTTTTGGTATTGGTATccccttatttatttcataAGCTTGGCATTCTCACCAACAGCTTTGATAGGACTAAACTCTGACCTGAAAGTGCCGAAGTTTGAGTTCCTGTCACATGCAAAACCTTCACTGTTTGAATATCCGAAACCAACCACTGTGCCAACTGCTGCATCAGCTGTTAAACTCCCCACAGCTGTCTTGTCAACATCAGCTAAGGCCACGAAAGCCAGGGCCAAGAAAGAAGCAGATCAGAAGGCAAATGCTGAAAAGTTAACCGGGGCAGAGGCTTCATCTGCTAGTGCAAATACTGGGAAAGGAAAACCATCAAGTGAGAAGGATGGGGATTCAATGCAG GTTGATGGCCCAACTGAAAAGAAATCAGAGCCTGAGCCCTCTTTTGAGATTTTGACCAACCCAGCTAGGGTGGTTCCTTCTCAGGagaaatttatcaaatttctGGAAGAAAGTAGATATGTGCCCATTAAGTTGGCACCTTCAGGCTTTGTGCTCTTGAGAGACCTGCGGCCAACTGAACCCGAGGTGCTTTCACTTACGGACACTCCCTCTTCTACAGTGTCACCAGCTGGTGGATCAGCAACAGGACAGCAGGGTTCTGCATCAACCATGGCAGTTGATGAGGAACCTCAGCCTCCTCAGCCCTTTGAATACACTCCTAATCAATGA
- the LOC18791771 gene encoding sugar carrier protein A, with protein MITAVWLPSESIKTIPLYPLEMAPTHLRGGLNMMFQLATMLGIFIANMVNYGTQKLEPWGWRLSLGLAIVPAIVMTVGGIFFLETPNSLIERGSKEEGRKLLERIRGTENVNAKFQDMLDASEFASAIKHPFRNILERRNMPQLVMAIFVPTFQILTSINSILFYAPVLFQSMGFGGNAALYSSALIGVVLVSSTLISTAIVDKLGRIVLLISDGIIMIIYQVKRVIVAIILGVKFGENQELSKGFSVLVVAMICLFVVAFRWSWGPL; from the exons ATGATTACGGCGGTTTGGCTGCCATCTGAGTCGATCAAG ACTATTCCACTATACCCATTAGAGATGGCGCCGACTCATCTTCGAGGAGGCTTAAACATGATGTTTCAGTTGGCAACTATGCTAGGAATCTTCATAGCAAACATGGTAAACTATGGAACACAAAAGCTCGAACCATGGGGTTGGAGGCTCTCTCTAGGCCTAGCTATAGTACCTGCTATAGTAATGACAGTGGGAggaatattttttcttgagaCACCAAATAGCTTAATTGAACGAGGAAGTAAAGAAGAAGGACGAAAACTTCTGGAGAGAATCAGAGGAACTGAAAATGTCAATGCAAAGTTTCAGGACATGTTAGATGCAAGTGAGTTTGCTAGTGCAATAAAGCACCCTTTCAGAAACATCCTGGAGAGAAGGAACATGCCTCAACTAGTTATGGCAATCTTCGTGCCAACATTCCAGATCCTCACAAGCATAAATTCAATTCTCTTCTATGCTCCAGTGTTGTTTCAAAGTATGGGGTTTGGGGGAAATGCCGCTCTCTACTCCTCTGCTTTAATTGGAGTAGTTCTTGTTTCGTCTACACTGATATCTACTGCAATAGTTGACAAGCTCGGTCGAATAGTTTTGCTTATTAGTGATGGAATAATAATGATTATATACCAA GTGAAACGAGTCATAGTTGCCATAATCTTGGGGGTCAAGTTCGGTGAGAATCAAGAGCTATCAAAAGGATTCTCAGTATTGGTGGTGGCAATGATCTGCCTCTTCGTGGTAGCTTTCAGATGGTCATGGGGTCCGCTATAA